In the Leishmania major strain Friedlin complete genome, chromosome 16 genome, cacaccaccaccaagaACCGACGGTGCCGACGACAGAAGAGAATGAGTGAGCACGCAGAAAAGATAAAGCACCAGACGGAGAAAGAGACAACCGATGCAAGAgcgcacaacacacacacacagcgcagCTCAACACAAAAACGAGACAACTGCCACTcgaagagaaaagagatGAGACAAACCGACGACAcggcgagggagagcagcagcagcagcagcagcagcaatgtaatacacgcacacgacagAGCTACGGACACAGAGCTCACCAAACTCGGCTTGTGACGTTCCTTtttcgccgctgccctctcgtcgaactcctcctcctccttttccttttccccTTGCTTCTTGCGGCGTTGGCGAtcggtctgtgtgtgtgtcctcctTACGTACACGGGGGTGCGTACACGAAACTGCTCCGGCCACTTGCCCACGTCCCGGAACCCACACAcgagcgcgcacgcacgcacacggcaaCAAAAACGAGATCTACGTATATGTATATCGATAGGGATAGAGGTGAGGATGAGAAATGGTGAGAAGTGATGAGAAAGCAGACAACGGAGAAGCTGCACGACTACAACGGCTTTGATCGCAACCTCCAGtaagcgaaagagagaggagggagagggagatcAGCAAGAGGCGCCAAGAGTCACTTCAACACATTTCCATGCGTCCAGCGCACGCATGTGTGTCACACTCGTGACGTgaacgcgcgcgtgtgcgggggATGCGCGTGCGACTAAGGGAAAGGAGCACCCTTCCCTGTCAAAGACGCTAAAGACACGCCTaaaggcgtgtgcgcagacgccgctgATGACTTGGTCGCTAGACCTCGCCGTGTGCCTTCTTCAGGCTGATGAGAGGACCGTGAAACTGAAGAAGGAAGTGATTAGAGCAGTGGTGATCGTGATCCGGGCGTCCTTTTGCCAGGCGaagacgtgcgcgtgcgtgtgtgcggtgccTGTGCACACAGACCACGTCTTGCGCCTTGGCTTGTTAGACGGCTCGTATTGGATGCGCCGAGGTGTGCACTggtgtccgtgtccgtgtccgtgtgtgtttATGGTGATGgcggaaaagagaaagagttgcaatagagagagagagagaggtagaTGAAGGCGGGATGGGGGCCCtcggtgatgatggtgacCGGTGATGGGGAAGGTGGCGAGGGGCACAGACTGACGAGGGCGAGAAAGCGAAGATgtaaatatatatatatatatacagatgtgtgtgtgtgtgtatggtAGAAGCGGTGGGGCGTGCAACGTGTGGAAAGATTGACGGCGGGTTGTCTCTTGTGGTTGCGTGGAGCGCACGGCATCGACAGTGACCGACAGGCAACCGGTACGGACGCGATGGGCGCACCTGAGTCAGGCGCCCGAGATGAGAGAGGGCGCTGGAGAGGCTCAAGAGGAAAGCGTATGGATGCGAtagccccctctcccctccctcacttTGCGGCGTGGTCTGCAGAAAAAGTGGTGCGCGGCGCAGGcaccttctcttttctcACTTTCTTCGCCGATAATACGCACTCCGGACAGCTGGCGATGTGCTCACATGTGTGTAGTGTGtgtagtgtgtgtgtagtgtgtgtgtagtgtgAGAGACGTTGATGCAACAGCAGAAAAGCGGTGAAGCACGGCATTGTCTGCGTGTGCTACGGGATGCAGGACACGCTTGTGCCCCTCTGGCTTTCATAGATCGCCGTCCTCAGCCACATCTGGAGACGAATGCTGCGGCGATGGTTGCGGACGATCGTGTGCATTATCGCTATTCACGTTGCCACCAATGCCACGTCCGCTGTCGGTCAGCAACCCCCAGTCGGCCAGCTGCTCGTGAACGGCAGTCATGAGCGACATCGGCGAAGTCCCCGGTGGCACATCCTGGCCCAGCTCCCAGATCATTATCCCAGACAAGTTAGCAGCGCGTGCCAGTCGCATCTTGCGCTTCACATCGTCGTAGCAGGTGAAGCTGTACCCGCCGTACTCGCTCAATGCCCGCAGCTCCGCTCCTCCCTCGACCCATGTTGGGTGGTTCTTGCTCGCCCATTCCTGGATGAAGAACCAGAGGCGGTCGTACGCCTCAGGCTGCAGTCGCCTGTCCTCTCGATGACGGCCGTAGAAGGGGATTCCAAGGGTGAGCTTGCGGCGGTGGTCCTGCTCAGTGCGCGGCCGCTGGTGCATCCGCCCAAGACGTCTGTTGTATACAGCCTCGTTAAAGAGCCCGATCGTCTCCTCACTGAGCACCGAGGCAGCGTACTCGACCGAGCTGTGTGGCCCGGTCCCGGCAACGTGGTCGTACGCCATCAAGTGCACATAGTCCAGCGAGTGAAGCATACGAGCGGACTGCAGTACGGCTGCCATAGATGGGTGGGGATGAAGGGCCATGGACAAGACAGCGCCCCGCACTCGGGTGCGGTAGCGCCGCTCACCAATCGGTTCAGCTGCGTGttcgccgcctgcagcagccgcataGCCCAGGGAAGACCGGAGCTCCATCAGGAAGCGACCGAAGTTCAACCACTCCGTCATCGTCTGCGGGTAATCCCAGTTGAAGTCGATGCCGTCGAGCTTTCgtgccagcagcaccgcgttcACCTCCTCTATGAACGCTTTCCGCTGCACCGTGTCCCCGACGAGGTCCGCAAacccggcgctgcggccaccaccaccgatgCAGAGCATCAGCTTTGCACCGTGCAGGTCTGCCAGCCGGCGGATGCGGGCCCACTCGTCGCCCGATGGCAGTCGGTCATCTACGTGGATGAGACGCAACGTTGCGGGGTCCACCTCAGCACTGAAAAAGATAAGATGCGTTAACCCTGCTTTGAAGAAGGCCTCGTAGTTGAACGAGCCCTGACGGTACTCAGGCAAGTATCCGAAGACAGTAAAGAGCGGGGAAGGAGAAGCCGCAGTTACCGAGGTGTTgtgcctgctgctgatggcggtatcgcgcgcagctgcaggagcggcagcggctatAGTCGAGCTCAGTGGAGCGCTCAGGCAGCTGGAGTACAGCACTGCTACAAGACACGCCAGCCGCACAAGTGCGCTCCTCTGCACCATCGACTCGAGAGGCACCGCAGACGGGCGGCGCTGACACAAATCCGTGAGGGAAGAAGACGGCGAAGGATGGCAGACGAGTGCATAAGTGTGCGTGGGTGATGGTGCggtggcgtgcgtgcgcacctgTAATCTCTTGGAACGTGGAGATGGCGGTGCAACAACAATGAAccgaagagaagaggaggtgagtggcacacagaaagaggaggagatgaaAAAGGGCGGGGAGGCGCCGGCCCTCGCCGGAGTGCGCAGAAACATcgaaaggagagggggcggcgaGCTCCTCATCATCCAAGGCGAAAATCTGCGAGCGAAAGACCAGAAcgacagcgcgcacgcgtagACTCCCACCCACATGAGCGAAAgcggtggggggggggggggaacgcGACGACTCAGACCGTGAGGctttgcgtgcgtgcttgcgtgcacACACTTATGCGTGCGTATCGGTGGTGCGTCTGTCTTGTCATTCTCTTTTCGTGTGGTGCACGACGCGTCGATGATTAGGGAATCATTGTTAGCGCTCCAGCATGCGCGACTGCAGTGGCTGCTGGCAACGGCTGTAAGTGAGTCGTGACCAGTAGTACGTCTCGCGCAGCCCAAAGAGTGAGCGAAGGAGAGACAGAGCGTGTGCGAAGAGGAGACTGGCCCTTCACTTCGCCGCGTCAGGcagccgtcggcgccgcaaCAATAATCTCCACCACCATCAGCAACTTCGGTGCTGCCGCAACAATAGTGAAATCTACAAGACCCCCAAACAaccggcaccaccacccccaaCCCATCTCCCCGCAGGCACGCATGGAAAGGGAGCGAGGCCCAAGGGCAACTGGCCACTTGTGTGCCAAGTCTCTGTGtgccacccccccctcctctacCGAGCCGGCAGCACCAGGCAACACTT is a window encoding:
- the CHI-1 gene encoding chitinase, giving the protein MVQRSALVRLACLVAVLYSSCLSAPLSSTIAAAAPAAARDTAISSRHNTSVTAASPSPLFTVFGYLPEYRQGSFNYEAFFKAGLTHLIFFSAEVDPATLRLIHVDDRLPSGDEWARIRRLADLHGAKLMLCIGGGGRSAGFADLVGDTVQRKAFIEEVNAVLLARKLDGIDFNWDYPQTMTEWLNFGRFLMELRSSLGYAAAAGGEHAAEPIGERRYRTRVRGAVLSMALHPHPSMAAVLQSARMLHSLDYVHLMAYDHVAGTGPHSSVEYAASVLSEETIGLFNEAVYNRRLGRMHQRPRTEQDHRRKLTLGIPFYGRHREDRRLQPEAYDRLWFFIQEWASKNHPTWVEGGAELRALSEYGGYSFTCYDDVKRKMRLARAANLSGIMIWELGQDVPPGTSPMSLMTAVHEQLADWGLLTDSGRGIGGNVNSDNAHDRPQPSPQHSSPDVAEDGDL